The sequence below is a genomic window from Desulfovibrio sp. Fe33.
TTTCCGGCCGCTATCCCGGCTACCGGGCGAGCAACACCCCATACCACGACTTCGAGCACACCTGCGCCGTGGTCCTTGCGGCGGCCCGCCTGATCTACGGGGCGGCGGCCGGCGGCGAGGCCTGCGCCGACGACGACCGCCTCAGGGGACTCCTGGCAGCGCTGTTCCACGACGTGGGCCTCATCCAGGAAGCGAGCGATACCCGGGGGACCGGGGCCAAATACCTGTTGGGGCACGAGGAACGGTCCATCAGGTTCATGCGGAACAACCTGGCAAAATTTCTCCCCGCGCAAGACATCGCCGACATCGCCGACTGCATCCGCAGCACCATCCTGTCGATGCCCCCCTCCGAGATTCCGTTCCGATCCGAAGCCATGCGCAGAATGGGCCAGTTCGTGGGCAGCGCGGACATCCTGGCCCAGATCGCCGACCGCCGCTATCCGGAGAAGCTGCTCCTGCTCTTCGAGGAATTCCGGGAAGCCCGGCTCTTCGACTACGACACCGCGTTCGACCTGGCGCTCCGTACCAGGTCTTTCTACCGGGACGTCGCCCGCAAGCGCCTGGACGAGGCGCTCGGGGGCGTGGATCGTTTCATTATCAATTACTTCCAAATGCGATTAAAAGTAGATAAGGACCTGTACTGGAAGGCCATTGATCGCAATTTGGCCTTCCTGGACAAGATTCTGGCCGAATGCGTCGAGGACATGGATGCATTTCCGGCAAAACTCCGTCTCAACCGCGTTCGAAAGCCCACATGCTAACGTCCACGGTCCATCTTGAATTCGGACTGCGTGAGGAGATTATTTATAATGCGTGCCAAACCTCAAACCTTTGAGACCATGTTCATCGCCCGTCAACCCGTCTTCAGGCAGGACGAATCCGTCTGGGGGTACGAGCTGCTTTTCCGTTCCGGCCGCAACGACGTAGCCGTCATCAACGACGAGTCGCAGGCCACGGCCTCGGTCATCGCCGACGGCCTGACCCTGGCCACGGAAGGCATGAGCCAGGATACCCGCGTGCTCATCAATTTCCCGGAAAAACTGCTTGGCGAAGACGCCGGGTTCGCCCTGCCCAAGGACCGCTGTGTAATCGAGATCCTGGAACACGTCCGGCCCGACGAGAAGGTTCTGGCCGCCGCCAGGAGGCTCAAGGACGCGGGCTACACCGTGGCTGTGGACGATTTTCTCGGCCAGGAGGAACTCCGCCCGTTCGTGGAACTGGCCGACATCGTCAAACTCGACATCCTGGCTTTGGGAGCCGACCCCGCGCGCATCAGGAAAACCCTCGCCACGCTGCCCCGGCACGTGACCACCCTCGCCGAAAAGGTCGAGGACAACAAAACCTTCCGGCTGCTGCGCGACATGGGCTTCTCCCTGTTCCAGGGATTCTTCTTCAGCCGTCCTGAGATCATTCCCGGACGCAAGCTCACCGCCGTCGAGACCACCAAACTCCAGATTCTCGGCGAGCTGGCCAAGCCGGACTTCGAACCCGCGCGGCTGGCGGCCATCCTTCAGTCCGACCCGAACCTGACCTACCGCCTCTTCCGCTTCATCAACTCGGCGGGATTCGGCCTGTCCACCAAGATATCCTCGGCGAAACGGGCCATCGACATGATGGGCATGATCCGCGCCAAGCAGTGGCTTCGCAGCGTCGTCATCGCCGATCTCAACCCGTCGCCCAGGGCAGGCGAACTCGCCTATCTGGCCGTGCACAGGGCAAAATTCCTGGAATCCGTCTGTTCCGGGTCCAACAAGTCCGAGTGCGAGGCGGACACCCTGTTCATGATCGGCCTCTTCTCGCTGCTCGACGCCATGCTCGGCATGAACATGCGCGACGTCCTCAAGTCCCTTCCCCTGGAGGAACAGGTGGTTTCGGCCCTGAACGGCACCGGGGACCTCGCCGAACTCCTCCTCCTGGCCAAAAGCTATGAACGCGGCCAGTGGACCGAGACCGCGCAATACCTGAAAAAGCTCTCCCTGAACGCCTTCAATACGGAACTGCTCTACATTCAGTCGCGCAACTGGACCCAGAAGGCCCTCGGATACTCCAAGTCGGAGTAACCCCGCCCGGCACCAGGAAAGGCCCCGCGATTGGCTTAGACATTCGCGGGGAAATGTGTCACTCCGGGGCGCGTAAAGGGATTGCATTCAAGGAGCGGGACCATGCGGAACAAGGCGAAATTGCCCATCGGCGTATTCGATTCGGGCGTGGGCGGATTGACCGTGCTCAAAGCATTGCGCGAGCGTATGCCCTGCGAGGATGTCCTTTACCTCGGCGACACGGCGCGGCTGCCATACGGCACCAAGTCGCCCCAGACCGTTGCCCGCTACGGCGTGCAGTGCGGAGGGGAGCTGACGCGGCGCGGCATCAAGCTGCTCGTCGTGGCCTGCAACACGGCCTCGGCCGTGGCCCTCGACGCCCTGCGCGAGGCCAATCCCGGCGTGCCCGTCATCGGCGTGGTCGAACCCGGCGCGCGCGCCGCCTGCGCCGCCACGAGCAACCAGGCCGTCGCCGTCATCGCCACGGAATCCACCATCGCGGGCGGCGCATACCAGCGCGCCATCCACTCCATTCGGCCCGAAGCCCGCATCCTCGGCCACGCCTGTCCCCTGTTCGTGTCCCTGGCCGAAGAAGGCTGGACCGAAGGACAGATTCCCGAAGCCGTGGCCGCCCGCTACCTCGACCCCATCTTCAAGCCCGCGTCCGGCACGGAACACCCCGTCATCCCCGATACGCTCGTTCTCGGCTGCACGCACTTTCCCCTTCTCGCGCAGGCCATCCGCCGTGTGGTCCCGGATCGAACCACTATCGTGGACTCCGCTGCCACCACCGCCGAGACAGTCTATGCGGAACTCGGCCGCCTCGGCCTTGCCCGGCCCGAAAACGGCTGCGGCGGAACCACCTACCTGACCACCGACGACGCCGCGCGCTTCGCCCGCACCGGCTCCCGCTTCCTGGGCACGCCCATAGCGGAACGGGACGTCCTGCTGATCGACCTGTAAGACGCGGCCCAGACCTCCAGGTTCCGAGACCGGCCGCTCACTCCGCGCTCGACAGCGCCGGTCGTACGCGACCGAAGGATATTTTCAAGGGTGAGAATGGACGGGAGGGAATATCCCGCCCGGTCCGGCTAGAACCGCAACAGATAGCGGCGGGCTATGGTATTGTAGGAACCGTCCTTGAGCATCTTGCCGAGCGCCCCTTCCAGGGCCTGGGCGACCTGGTCCTTGTTTTCGAGGCCAGAGGCGCGTGAGAGGACGATGAAGGCGGGTTTTCCCGCCAGAAGCTTCCTTGGAAGATAGACCACGGAACTGGTCAGGCCCATGTCCTTGAGGCGGTAGTAGGTCACGTCGATGTTCCCGGCGAAGGCGTCGATTTCACCGCCGAGAAGCCCCGCGATAATACCGCGCAGATCTGGGTATTCCTTGACTATCATGTCGCCCTTGGCGCGGGCCGCGGCGAATTCCGGGCCAAGATCCAGCCCGGCGGCCACGCCGATGACCTTGCCCGCCAGATCATCGTAGGAATTGAAGGCGAACCGGTTGCCCACCTTGGCGAAGAGCACATAGTCGCTGTGATGGATCGGGACGCCGTCCAGGAACAGAACGTACCGCTCGCGCTCCGGGCTGCGGAACAACGCCACGACCCCGTCGCAACTC
It includes:
- a CDS encoding HD domain-containing protein, translating into MSEAEPDLYDFTNPEDAESVLRETEDLMRELSPGQDWTVFRRAFDDVERLFSGRYPGYRASNTPYHDFEHTCAVVLAAARLIYGAAAGGEACADDDRLRGLLAALFHDVGLIQEASDTRGTGAKYLLGHEERSIRFMRNNLAKFLPAQDIADIADCIRSTILSMPPSEIPFRSEAMRRMGQFVGSADILAQIADRRYPEKLLLLFEEFREARLFDYDTAFDLALRTRSFYRDVARKRLDEALGGVDRFIINYFQMRLKVDKDLYWKAIDRNLAFLDKILAECVEDMDAFPAKLRLNRVRKPTC
- a CDS encoding EAL and HDOD domain-containing protein, with the protein product MRAKPQTFETMFIARQPVFRQDESVWGYELLFRSGRNDVAVINDESQATASVIADGLTLATEGMSQDTRVLINFPEKLLGEDAGFALPKDRCVIEILEHVRPDEKVLAAARRLKDAGYTVAVDDFLGQEELRPFVELADIVKLDILALGADPARIRKTLATLPRHVTTLAEKVEDNKTFRLLRDMGFSLFQGFFFSRPEIIPGRKLTAVETTKLQILGELAKPDFEPARLAAILQSDPNLTYRLFRFINSAGFGLSTKISSAKRAIDMMGMIRAKQWLRSVVIADLNPSPRAGELAYLAVHRAKFLESVCSGSNKSECEADTLFMIGLFSLLDAMLGMNMRDVLKSLPLEEQVVSALNGTGDLAELLLLAKSYERGQWTETAQYLKKLSLNAFNTELLYIQSRNWTQKALGYSKSE
- a CDS encoding substrate-binding periplasmic protein, whose translation is MKKCLSACLLLLLASTAWAGAPLRFVADADFAPYSMVVNGAPSGIDVDVLNEAARRAGIDIEIGMKPLKTALEMAGDGSCDGVVALFRSPERERYVLFLDGVPIHHSDYVLFAKVGNRFAFNSYDDLAGKVIGVAAGLDLGPEFAAARAKGDMIVKEYPDLRGIIAGLLGGEIDAFAGNIDVTYYRLKDMGLTSSVVYLPRKLLAGKPAFIVLSRASGLENKDQVAQALEGALGKMLKDGSYNTIARRYLLRF
- the murI gene encoding glutamate racemase, which translates into the protein MRNKAKLPIGVFDSGVGGLTVLKALRERMPCEDVLYLGDTARLPYGTKSPQTVARYGVQCGGELTRRGIKLLVVACNTASAVALDALREANPGVPVIGVVEPGARAACAATSNQAVAVIATESTIAGGAYQRAIHSIRPEARILGHACPLFVSLAEEGWTEGQIPEAVAARYLDPIFKPASGTEHPVIPDTLVLGCTHFPLLAQAIRRVVPDRTTIVDSAATTAETVYAELGRLGLARPENGCGGTTYLTTDDAARFARTGSRFLGTPIAERDVLLIDL